A DNA window from Oncorhynchus tshawytscha isolate Ot180627B linkage group LG13, Otsh_v2.0, whole genome shotgun sequence contains the following coding sequences:
- the med30 gene encoding mediator of RNA polymerase II transcription subunit 30, protein MTTPPIVAFAGQQAQAARDVNTASLCRIGQETVQDIVLRTMEIFQLLRNMQLPNGVTYHPSTHQDRLGKLQEHLRMLSVLFRKLRLVYDKCNENCTGLDPVPPEQLIPYVEDDSSKHDERLASQARPATEERREILEVNKKLKQKNQQLKQIMDQLRNLIWEINSMLAVRS, encoded by the exons ATGACCACCCCTCCCATAGTGGCGTTCGCCGGGCAGCAGGCTCAGGCTGCCCGTGATGTCAACACGGCGTCGCTCTGTCGCATCGGCCAGGAGACGGTGCAGGATATCGTCTTACGCACCATGGAGATCTTCCAGCTGTTGAGGAACATGCAG CTGCCAAATGGAGTGACGTACCACCCCAGCACCCACCAGGACAGGCTGGGCAAACTGCAGGAGCACCTGCGTATGCTCTCTGTACTCTTCCGCAAGCTGCGCCTCGTCTATGACAAATGTAACGAAAACTGCACCGGTTTGGACCCCGTACCCCCAGAG CAACTCATCCCCTACGTGGAGGACGACAGCTCCAAACACGATGAGCGCTTGGCCAGCCAGGCCCGCCCggcaacagaggagaggagagaaatccTGGAGGTTAACAAG AAGCTCAAACAGAAGAACCAACAGCTGAAGCAGATAATGGACCAGCTCAGAAACCTCATCTGGGAGATAAACTCCATGCTGGCTGTTAGGAGTTGA